One Coregonus clupeaformis isolate EN_2021a chromosome 21, ASM2061545v1, whole genome shotgun sequence DNA window includes the following coding sequences:
- the LOC121535600 gene encoding zinc finger protein 263-like → MASCNFQAQLVTIMEVLAKAAVAEINSRVDDSCAVIRLEITQSQRDIDVLKMKCQVMESELKKTRGRVRSKERSSYPVNIVLNKQRSSSQWRDGEMAVEEDSQPQPTDVEQREETEPILIKDEETAVDLWKTDPQEEFRITGEGSGSKPGQPPSFEQRHCDEDFITQPNISPEDSVEHYPTSDHPEEPGTPRLASTEVFSTEQHQPDKDSLELVMVKNEKEEELDQTTALAGPDQFVMDETDGQLWTSVDPGRDTDPDGHPDFSFHATEEYSQNISIFPSHSGLPSVPTMTDDVGPSLHSSIWKPHANMFSAAKHMTRHVRTLADETRQQMPEGQSSERLNSNNEGNSLALQPRQHQHSASESTVRLSECMTGSNMATTSTFSGYSLSRSSFNMVKRMRTQWRSGGPTERRFSCTFCGKSFPRFWQLKEHLRSHTGEKPYTCEQCGRSFTKQCNLIRHAVVHSGEKPYKCTQCGKCFPQRSGMKSHQRTHIGESPVSQYVVPAYPGDPHTSLMLSQNRWNK, encoded by the exons ATGGCCAGCTGCAATTTTCAGGCGCAGTTGGTAACCATTATGGAGGTATTAGCTAAAGCAGCTGTAGCAGAAATAAACAGTCGTGTTGATGATAGCTGTGCAGTTATACGTTTGGAAATTACCCAAAGCCAGCGAGATATTGATGTACTGAAAATGAAGTGTCAAGTGATGGAGAGCGAGCTGAAGAAGACACGAGGACGAGTCAGGAGCAAAG AGAGATCTTCATATCCAGTCAATATTGTTTTGAACAAGCAGAGGAGTAGCTCacagtggagagatggagagatggctGTTGAAGAGGACTCTCAACCCCAG CCTACAGAtgtggagcagagagaggagactgaacccatACTGATCAAAGATGAGGAGACAGCAGTGGACTTGTGGAAGACTGACCCTCAGGAAGAGTTTAGGATCACTGGAGAGG GGTCTGGTTCCAAGCCTGGGCAACCACCATCCTTTGAGCAACGGCACTGTGATGAGGACTTCATCACACAACCCAACATATCTCCCGAAGACTCAGTGGAACATTACCCCACTTCTGATCATCCAGAGGAACCAGGCACACCCCGGCTCGCGTCTACAGAGGTGTTCAGCACAGAGCAGCACCAGCCAGACAAGGACTCACTAGAGCTAGTGATGGTGAAGaatgagaaagaggaggagctGGATCAGACCACGGCCCTGGCAGGACCTGACCAGTTTGTTATGGATGAGACTGATGGGCAGCTGTGGACCTCTGTGGATCCAGGCAGAGACACTGACCCTGATGGCCACCCAGATTTCTCCTTTCATGCAACAGAAGAGTACTCTCAGAATATCTCAATTTTCCCATCTCATAGTGGGCTGCCATCCGTTCCTACTATGACAGATGATGTAGGGCCATCGCTTCACTCTtctatatggaaaccacatgctaACATGTTCAGTGCAGCAAAACACATGACAAGACATGTCAGGACATTGGCTGATGAGACTAGACAACAGATGCCAGAGGGACAGAGCAGCGAGAGGCTGAACTCAAATAATGAAGGAAATAGTTTAGCTCTACAGCCAAGGCAGCATCAACACAGTGCTTCAGAATCAACAGTGAGATTGAGTGAATGCATGACAGGGTCAAACATGGCCACCACCTCCACCTTCTCTGGATACAGCCTGAGTCGCAGTAGTTTTAACATGGTGAAGAGAATGAGGACTCAGTGGAGGTCGGGCGGCCCCACCGAGAGGCGTTTCAGCTGCACCTTCTGTGGGAAGAGCTTCCCACGTTTCTGGCAGCTCAAAGAACACCTCCGGAGTCACACCGGAGAGAAACCGTACACCTGCGAACAGTGTGGCAGGAGTTTCACCAAGCAGTGCAACCTGATCAGACATGCTGTGGTCCACAGCGGGGAGAAGCCCTACAAATGCACACAGTGTGGGAAATGCTTCCCCCAGCGTTCCGGTATGAAGTCACATCAGAGAACTCACATAGGAGAGAGTCCAGTGTCTCAATACGTGGTACCTGCATACCCTGGGGATCCACACACAAGTTTAATGTTGTCTCAGAACAGATGGAACAAATAG